From the genome of Bordetella sp. H567, one region includes:
- a CDS encoding MFS transporter produces METKQQGREQSHAQGREPSTQGNRAGPGDLLDSRRSWIVATMALVCLGMSFGGPLIAIVGLKAIAADLGGARSVPALGGSLAWLGSAVGGILMGRLAHRFGIRWTVIGGALSVCAGLAISTVGEPWALYLGHGVFIGLLGLAGLNAPLYVYVSHWFVRRRGSALALLSSGNYIAGVVWPVVFEAVIDRFGWRATMLGYGLIQAAMVTTLAMIFLRPPPEAAVPAGPVRAERTGKVAGMRPNTVFVMLAAAGFLCCVPMAMPQGHLVALCSDRGLPATVGAAMLSVLLAVAFLSRQAWGLISDRIGGVRTALISSFMQMIAVSGYLYVQEQFGLFAVSIAYGLGFSALIPAYVLSMREIFPPQQAYWRVPAMLLMTGSGMAAGGWVAGFLYDRYGSYDPAFTLGVAANVVNLVLLVTLTLRLHGGFRIPALRRA; encoded by the coding sequence ATGGAGACAAAACAGCAGGGGCGCGAACAGTCCCACGCCCAGGGACGGGAACCATCGACACAAGGCAATCGCGCCGGGCCGGGCGATCTGCTGGACTCCCGTCGATCGTGGATCGTGGCGACCATGGCGCTGGTCTGCCTGGGCATGTCCTTCGGCGGACCGCTCATCGCCATCGTCGGGTTGAAGGCCATCGCGGCCGACCTGGGCGGCGCGCGCTCCGTCCCGGCGCTCGGCGGCTCGCTGGCGTGGCTGGGATCGGCCGTCGGGGGCATCCTGATGGGGCGGCTGGCCCACCGTTTCGGCATACGCTGGACGGTGATCGGAGGCGCGTTGTCGGTGTGTGCCGGGCTGGCGATTTCCACGGTGGGCGAACCCTGGGCGCTGTACCTGGGCCATGGCGTATTCATCGGCCTGCTGGGGCTGGCCGGCTTGAACGCGCCGCTGTACGTGTACGTCAGCCATTGGTTCGTGCGGCGGCGCGGCTCGGCCCTGGCGCTGCTCTCCAGCGGCAACTATATCGCCGGCGTGGTCTGGCCCGTGGTCTTCGAAGCGGTCATCGATCGATTCGGCTGGCGCGCCACCATGCTGGGCTACGGCCTGATACAGGCGGCGATGGTAACCACCCTGGCGATGATTTTCCTGCGTCCCCCGCCCGAAGCCGCCGTGCCTGCCGGTCCGGTGCGCGCCGAGCGCACCGGCAAGGTGGCCGGCATGCGGCCCAATACGGTGTTCGTCATGCTTGCGGCGGCCGGCTTCCTGTGCTGCGTGCCGATGGCCATGCCGCAGGGACACCTGGTGGCGCTGTGCAGCGACCGCGGCTTGCCGGCCACGGTGGGCGCGGCCATGCTGTCGGTGCTGCTGGCGGTGGCCTTCCTCAGCCGGCAAGCCTGGGGCCTGATTTCCGACCGGATAGGGGGCGTACGCACGGCCTTGATCAGTTCCTTCATGCAGATGATCGCCGTGTCGGGCTATCTGTACGTGCAGGAGCAGTTCGGGCTGTTCGCCGTCTCGATCGCCTACGGGCTGGGCTTCAGCGCGCTGATCCCTGCCTATGTGCTCTCCATGCGGGAGATTTTTCCGCCGCAGCAAGCCTACTGGCGCGTGCCGGCGATGCTGCTGATGACCGGTTCGGGCATGGCGGCCGGCGGATGGGTGGCCGGGTTCCTGTATGACCGATACGGCAGCTACGACCCGGCCTTCACCTTGGGTGTGGCCGCGAACGTGGTGAACCTGGTGCTGCTGGTGACCTTGACGCTGCGCCTGCACGGCGGGTTCCGGATCCCCGCCTTGCGGCGCGCCTAG
- a CDS encoding response regulator, which yields MNDLRPILLVEDNPNDIELTLTALQQCNIANEVVVLRDGAEALDYVYRRGPHADRPPGEPSVILLDLKLPKVDGLEVLERIKSDKDHKQIPVVMLTSSKEEKDLVRSYQSGVNSFVVKPVEFSEFFDAIRNLGMFWAIVNQPPPPRRHDGEPHDGRELP from the coding sequence ATGAACGATCTGCGGCCCATCCTGCTGGTAGAAGACAATCCCAACGACATCGAGCTGACGCTGACGGCGCTCCAGCAATGCAATATTGCCAACGAAGTCGTCGTGCTGCGCGACGGGGCCGAGGCGCTGGACTATGTTTATCGCCGCGGCCCCCATGCGGACCGCCCGCCCGGAGAACCGTCGGTCATCCTGCTCGATCTGAAGCTGCCCAAGGTGGATGGGCTGGAAGTCCTGGAACGCATCAAGTCGGACAAGGACCATAAGCAGATCCCCGTCGTGATGCTGACATCCTCCAAGGAAGAAAAAGACCTGGTGCGCAGCTATCAGTCCGGCGTGAATTCCTTCGTGGTCAAGCCGGTCGAATTTTCCGAATTCTTCGACGCGATACGCAACCTGGGCATGTTCTGGGCGATCGTGAACCAACCGCCCCCGCCCCGGCGCCACGACGGCGAGCCGCACGACGGCCGGGAACTGCCTTGA
- a CDS encoding biliverdin-producing heme oxygenase yields the protein MDVHATLRLATQARHERLDSSLRIGSAQADYADYLAYIAALRGWLEPVEAALWARDWPAALRPDVRRCKAARIDQDFAAARALGLPVPPVPVCDKLPDVGRARAYALGVMYVIEGSQLGGRMMAKRLEQAWPDRSFHYMAGYGPELGTLWKGYMAFLADELHGEEDLAQAVAGACDAFDTLTDWLRCQGE from the coding sequence ATGGATGTTCACGCCACCTTACGACTAGCGACGCAAGCACGTCACGAGCGCCTGGACAGCTCCCTGCGCATCGGTTCCGCGCAGGCGGATTACGCGGACTACCTGGCCTATATCGCCGCGCTGCGCGGCTGGCTGGAACCCGTCGAAGCCGCGCTATGGGCGCGCGACTGGCCGGCAGCGCTGCGGCCGGACGTGCGCCGCTGCAAGGCCGCGCGCATCGACCAGGATTTCGCGGCCGCGCGCGCCCTGGGATTGCCGGTGCCGCCGGTGCCGGTCTGCGACAAGCTGCCCGACGTCGGCCGGGCGCGTGCCTACGCGCTGGGCGTGATGTACGTCATCGAAGGATCGCAGCTGGGCGGCCGCATGATGGCCAAGCGGCTGGAGCAAGCCTGGCCCGATCGGTCGTTTCACTACATGGCCGGTTATGGCCCGGAACTGGGCACGCTATGGAAGGGCTACATGGCCTTCCTGGCCGATGAACTGCACGGCGAGGAAGACCTCGCGCAAGCCGTGGCCGGCGCCTGCGATGCCTTCGATACGCTGACGGACTGGCTGCGGTGCCAGGGGGAATAA
- a CDS encoding ATP-binding protein: MPQQDTLSSTQLDLDRCAQEPIRIPGAIQPYAALLLLAADTLRVITRSANSEAILGIKCELGQVLDPHLPGMEALTAALRAWQANEDGTLAAALRIGERHLHVTGARTAQGLLVELEPDSAEQSVTLDALYPRLRMLLDDIQPGAQPEIILQRAVEEVRRLTGFERVLAYRFDTDGHGTVVAEDGTGALPSYLGHRFPASDIPPQARALYCQNRVRLIPDANYQPVPLEPAMIGTEREPVDLAAANWRSVSPIHLEYMRNMGTGSSMSVSLVIDGNLWGLISCHSAGPRLVGPQVRAACEFLARILAHHIGAHERISEHARRIELKTVEIELVELLSRAATLLDGYAQHSPAWMRLLDAHGAALVWQDEVHAMGNTPAKAQILKIARWLHANNVEQSYHTDRLPLVWPEAAEFAEVASGLAAASISSLHPAYLLWFRPEVVRTVQWRGDPRKSMDPVSGQLHPRKSFELWQEELRGRSTPWRRSEVDVLADFRNVVVNLTLKQAEERAELSERLQRSNVELESFSYSVSHDLRAPFRHIAGFAELLKQRERNLDPTSTRYIENIMRAAVMAGRLVDDLLRFSHLGRAALAASELDTNKLVGEVRQAVELTLPDRKVQWRIGDLPKSWGDAQYIRQVWYNLLENAVKYSSNQSVSIVTISGQNCGTFTLFSVADNGVGFDMAYAGKLFGVFQRLHRQEDFDGTGIGLALCKRIIEKHGGWIKGEGAIDQGAKFSFALPYQ; encoded by the coding sequence GTGCCGCAACAAGACACCCTATCCTCGACGCAGCTGGACCTGGACCGTTGCGCGCAAGAACCCATACGCATCCCCGGCGCCATCCAGCCTTACGCGGCCTTGCTGCTGCTGGCGGCCGATACGCTGCGAGTCATCACGCGCAGCGCGAACTCCGAAGCGATCCTGGGCATCAAATGCGAGCTGGGACAGGTCCTGGATCCGCACCTGCCGGGCATGGAGGCACTGACCGCGGCGCTGCGCGCCTGGCAGGCCAATGAAGACGGCACGCTGGCGGCGGCCCTGCGCATCGGCGAGCGCCACCTGCACGTTACCGGCGCCCGCACGGCGCAAGGCCTGCTCGTCGAACTGGAGCCGGACAGCGCCGAGCAAAGCGTCACGCTGGACGCCCTTTATCCCCGCCTGCGCATGCTGCTGGACGACATCCAGCCTGGGGCCCAGCCGGAAATCATCCTGCAGCGCGCCGTCGAGGAAGTCCGCCGCCTGACCGGCTTCGAACGCGTGCTGGCCTACCGCTTCGACACGGACGGCCACGGCACGGTCGTGGCCGAGGACGGCACCGGCGCCCTGCCCTCCTACCTGGGTCATCGCTTCCCTGCGTCGGACATTCCGCCGCAGGCGCGCGCGCTGTACTGCCAGAACCGCGTCCGGCTGATTCCCGATGCGAACTACCAGCCCGTACCCCTGGAACCGGCCATGATCGGCACGGAGCGCGAACCGGTGGACCTGGCGGCGGCGAACTGGCGCAGCGTGTCGCCGATCCACCTGGAATACATGCGCAATATGGGCACCGGCTCGTCGATGTCCGTTTCCCTGGTGATCGACGGGAATTTGTGGGGGCTGATTTCCTGCCACAGCGCGGGCCCGCGGCTGGTCGGGCCGCAGGTCCGGGCTGCCTGCGAATTCCTGGCGCGCATCCTGGCCCATCACATCGGCGCGCACGAGCGTATTTCCGAACATGCCCGCCGCATCGAACTGAAGACGGTCGAGATCGAGCTGGTCGAATTGCTGTCCCGCGCCGCCACGCTGCTGGACGGCTACGCGCAACACTCGCCGGCCTGGATGCGCCTGCTGGACGCCCACGGCGCGGCACTGGTGTGGCAGGACGAGGTCCATGCCATGGGCAACACGCCCGCCAAGGCGCAGATCCTGAAGATCGCCCGATGGCTGCACGCCAACAATGTCGAGCAGTCGTATCACACCGACCGCCTGCCGCTGGTCTGGCCGGAGGCCGCCGAGTTCGCCGAGGTCGCCAGCGGCCTGGCGGCCGCCTCCATTTCCAGCCTGCACCCGGCCTACCTGCTGTGGTTCCGTCCGGAAGTGGTACGCACGGTGCAATGGCGCGGCGACCCGCGCAAGTCCATGGATCCCGTCTCGGGACAGCTGCACCCGCGCAAATCCTTCGAACTGTGGCAGGAGGAATTGCGCGGACGCTCCACGCCATGGCGGCGCTCCGAAGTCGACGTGCTGGCCGACTTCCGCAACGTGGTCGTCAACCTGACCCTGAAACAGGCGGAAGAACGCGCCGAGCTCAGCGAACGGCTACAACGCAGCAACGTGGAACTGGAGTCCTTCTCCTATTCGGTATCCCACGACCTGCGCGCGCCGTTCCGCCACATCGCGGGCTTCGCCGAACTGCTCAAACAGCGCGAGCGCAACCTGGACCCGACATCCACGCGCTATATCGAGAACATCATGCGTGCCGCGGTCATGGCCGGCAGGCTGGTGGACGACCTCTTGCGCTTCTCCCACCTGGGACGCGCCGCGCTGGCGGCGTCCGAACTGGACACGAACAAACTGGTCGGCGAAGTCCGCCAGGCGGTGGAATTGACCTTGCCGGACCGCAAGGTGCAGTGGCGCATCGGCGACCTTCCGAAGTCATGGGGAGATGCGCAATACATCCGCCAGGTCTGGTACAACCTGTTGGAAAACGCGGTCAAGTATTCCAGCAACCAGTCCGTATCCATCGTCACGATCAGCGGGCAGAATTGCGGTACATTCACCTTGTTCAGCGTGGCCGACAACGGTGTGGGTTTCGATATGGCATACGCCGGCAAATTGTTCGGGGTTTTCCAGCGCCTGCACCGGCAGGAAGACTTCGACGGGACCGGCATCGGATTGGCGCTGTGCAAACGCATCATCGAAAAACACGGCGGCTGGATCAAGGGCGAAGGCGCCATCGATCAGGGCGCGAAGTTCTCCTTCGCGCTGCCCTATCAATGA
- a CDS encoding IclR family transcriptional regulator, translating into MKSSLQPRRTTTQTRLQPDADTGQQAVQSGASTAKNTVQSLAKGFRLLEAFTAQEPELTMAEAARRAGLDNATAFRFLNTLVDIGYVQRVPDTRLFRLSTKVLDLGFNAIAHSDLRTRARPILRELVGEVSEAASIGVLEGGDILYAERIQAGLTRLGVDIRIGSRVPAYCTAVGHAILAWLPRETQIRILESQPRRKLTDTTMTDLDAILARLAQVHDKGYAVSNQETVSGLYVIAAPVLDIDGIPVAGLSVASPAFRTSLAQFEAATVEPVRMAARSLSKVLA; encoded by the coding sequence ATGAAAAGCTCCCTGCAACCGCGACGCACCACGACACAGACCCGCCTGCAACCGGATGCCGACACCGGGCAGCAGGCCGTGCAATCCGGCGCATCCACCGCGAAGAACACCGTGCAGTCCCTGGCCAAGGGCTTTCGCCTGCTGGAGGCCTTCACTGCGCAGGAACCCGAGCTGACGATGGCCGAAGCGGCGCGCCGTGCCGGCCTGGACAACGCCACGGCGTTCCGCTTCCTGAACACGCTCGTGGATATCGGCTACGTGCAGCGTGTGCCCGATACGCGCCTGTTCCGCCTTTCCACCAAGGTGCTGGACCTGGGCTTCAACGCGATCGCGCACTCGGACCTGCGCACACGTGCCCGTCCCATCCTGCGCGAACTGGTGGGCGAGGTCAGCGAGGCGGCCTCCATCGGCGTGCTGGAAGGCGGCGACATCCTTTACGCCGAGCGTATCCAGGCGGGCTTGACACGCCTGGGGGTGGATATCCGCATCGGCAGCCGCGTGCCGGCGTATTGCACGGCCGTCGGCCACGCCATCCTGGCCTGGCTGCCGCGCGAGACGCAAATCCGCATCCTGGAATCGCAGCCGCGGCGCAAGCTGACGGACACCACGATGACGGACCTGGACGCCATCCTTGCACGCCTGGCGCAGGTGCACGACAAGGGCTACGCCGTCTCCAACCAGGAAACCGTGTCCGGCCTGTACGTCATCGCCGCGCCGGTCCTGGACATCGACGGCATCCCGGTGGCGGGGCTGAGCGTGGCCAGCCCCGCATTCCGCACGTCGCTCGCGCAATTCGAGGCCGCCACCGTCGAGCCGGTACGGATGGCGGCGCGTTCCCTGTCCAAGGTACTGGCATGA
- a CDS encoding ABC transporter ATP-binding protein, whose translation MFNTAQRKLQSVAAAPPRGALIEIRGVGKTYHAQSGEVRALDGVDIDIADGEFISVVGPSGCGKSTLLRMLAGLDPCDEGSLAMQGRPITGPSPEVGVVFQSANLLPWLTVRQNVALPNRVGAARGKPTGADVDELLRMTSLSDFAERYPYELSGGMQQRAGICRALVRNPRTLLMDEPFGALDALTRERMNLELQRLWQANHKTVVLITHSISEAIFLADRVVVMSARPGRVLCDLPVDIPRPRGFDTIIGHPEYARLSREVRGLLNAQGDIE comes from the coding sequence ATGTTCAATACCGCTCAGCGCAAGCTGCAGAGCGTGGCCGCGGCGCCGCCGCGCGGCGCGCTTATCGAGATCCGTGGCGTCGGCAAGACTTACCACGCCCAATCCGGCGAGGTACGCGCGCTGGATGGCGTGGATATCGATATCGCCGATGGCGAATTCATCAGCGTGGTCGGGCCGTCCGGCTGCGGCAAGAGCACCTTGCTGCGCATGCTCGCCGGCTTGGATCCCTGCGATGAAGGCAGTCTCGCCATGCAGGGCCGGCCCATCACCGGGCCGTCGCCGGAGGTCGGCGTGGTCTTCCAGTCGGCCAACCTGTTGCCCTGGCTGACGGTGCGGCAGAACGTCGCGCTGCCCAATCGGGTCGGGGCCGCGCGCGGCAAGCCGACGGGCGCCGATGTGGACGAGCTGCTGCGCATGACGAGCCTGTCCGATTTCGCCGAACGCTATCCCTACGAGTTGTCCGGCGGCATGCAGCAGCGCGCCGGTATCTGCCGCGCGCTCGTCCGCAATCCGCGCACGCTGCTGATGGACGAACCCTTCGGCGCCCTGGATGCCCTGACGCGCGAACGGATGAACCTGGAGCTGCAGCGGCTGTGGCAAGCCAATCACAAGACCGTCGTGCTCATCACGCACAGTATTTCGGAAGCGATTTTCCTGGCCGACCGGGTCGTCGTCATGTCGGCGCGGCCCGGCCGCGTGCTGTGCGACCTGCCGGTGGATATTCCGCGCCCGCGCGGTTTCGACACCATCATCGGCCATCCGGAGTACGCAAGGCTCTCGCGCGAAGTGCGCGGGCTGCTGAACGCGCAAGGAGACATCGAATGA
- a CDS encoding metallophosphoesterase yields MKIQLLSDLHLETNADFVPTPAPGADLLVLAGDIGSYQQGSRIAADDYGLGQFSPRDRWPVPVVYLPGNHEYDAQDFDAAHERLHALCARLGIQWLERETLIIGGVRLIGTTLWTDFDAMAKPGDTLTQVLNKRGKAFRAANFYLEKARTTRGGQAFLAEALREQGLACQAWLKDALAPPFDGPTVAITHFAPTLSSADPRYGLTPGTAGFCNSLDELIPQADLWLHGHLHHAVDYVQDGCRVVSNPLGYEAKGEQEGFQPILTLDLDALHGATA; encoded by the coding sequence ATGAAAATCCAGCTGCTCTCGGACCTGCATCTCGAAACGAATGCCGACTTCGTGCCAACGCCGGCGCCCGGCGCGGACCTGCTGGTGTTGGCCGGCGATATCGGCTCCTACCAGCAAGGCTCCAGGATCGCCGCGGACGACTACGGCCTGGGGCAGTTCTCGCCGCGCGATCGCTGGCCGGTGCCCGTGGTGTACCTGCCCGGCAACCACGAATACGATGCGCAGGACTTCGATGCGGCGCACGAGCGCCTGCACGCGTTGTGCGCGCGGCTGGGCATCCAATGGCTGGAGCGCGAGACCCTGATCATCGGCGGCGTGCGCCTGATCGGTACGACGCTGTGGACGGATTTCGACGCCATGGCCAAGCCGGGCGATACGCTGACGCAGGTGCTCAACAAGCGCGGCAAGGCGTTCAGGGCCGCCAACTTCTACCTGGAAAAAGCACGGACCACGCGCGGCGGACAGGCTTTCCTGGCAGAGGCATTGCGCGAGCAGGGATTGGCGTGCCAGGCGTGGCTGAAGGACGCCTTGGCGCCCCCCTTCGACGGCCCGACCGTGGCCATCACGCATTTCGCGCCGACCTTGTCCAGCGCGGACCCCCGCTACGGCCTGACGCCCGGCACCGCGGGCTTCTGCAACAGCCTGGACGAACTGATCCCCCAAGCGGATCTCTGGCTGCATGGGCACTTGCATCATGCCGTCGACTACGTCCAGGACGGCTGCCGGGTCGTTTCCAATCCCCTGGGCTACGAAGCGAAGGGGGAACAGGAGGGCTTCCAGCCCATCCTGACGCTCGACCTGGACGCATTGCACGGCGCCACCGCATAG
- a CDS encoding dihydrodipicolinate synthase family protein: protein MPGIDFRGIIPAIAVPFHSDYRIDEAELTRFARWLADQDGVVALMTNGHTGEVFSLTPRERAQVTRIAAQAVAGVCPVVSSIVCEGIGDAVEQAGMAKEAGAQALDIMPPHHWLRFGFRPRHCLDYFDAIGQASGLPLIVHVYPAWTRASFSSELLAELARSPHVAAFKIGTREMNKYARDIKAIRDADASKVLLTCHDEYLLASMVQGIDGALVGFASLVPGLINELLQAVRAGDLNRAMAVQARITPLKDAVYGAGEPTGEAHGRMKAAMARAGILRSGTVRPPTQEPDADELRAIDAALRSAGLLQKAAA from the coding sequence ATGCCAGGCATCGATTTCCGCGGCATCATTCCCGCGATCGCCGTTCCCTTCCATAGCGACTACCGCATCGACGAGGCCGAGCTGACGCGTTTCGCGCGATGGCTGGCCGACCAGGACGGCGTGGTCGCGCTGATGACCAACGGCCACACCGGCGAGGTGTTTTCGCTGACGCCGCGCGAGCGCGCACAGGTCACGCGTATCGCCGCGCAGGCGGTGGCGGGCGTCTGCCCGGTTGTCTCTTCCATCGTTTGCGAAGGCATCGGCGACGCGGTCGAACAGGCGGGCATGGCCAAGGAGGCGGGCGCCCAGGCGCTGGACATCATGCCGCCGCACCACTGGCTGCGCTTCGGCTTCCGACCGCGGCATTGCCTGGACTATTTCGATGCCATCGGCCAGGCCAGCGGGCTGCCGCTCATCGTGCACGTTTATCCCGCCTGGACCCGTGCGTCGTTCTCGTCGGAGCTGCTTGCCGAGCTGGCACGCTCGCCGCACGTGGCGGCCTTCAAGATCGGCACCCGGGAAATGAACAAGTACGCGCGCGACATCAAGGCGATCCGCGATGCCGATGCCTCCAAGGTCCTGCTGACCTGCCATGACGAATACCTGCTCGCCTCCATGGTGCAAGGCATCGACGGTGCGCTGGTGGGCTTCGCCTCGCTGGTGCCGGGGCTGATCAACGAATTGCTGCAAGCCGTCCGGGCCGGCGACCTGAACCGCGCCATGGCCGTGCAGGCTCGCATCACGCCGCTCAAGGACGCCGTGTACGGCGCCGGAGAGCCCACCGGCGAGGCGCACGGCCGCATGAAGGCCGCGATGGCACGCGCGGGCATCCTGCGCAGCGGCACCGTGCGGCCGCCCACGCAGGAGCCGGACGCCGACGAATTGCGCGCCATCGACGCAGCCCTGCGCAGCGCCGGCCTGCTGCAAAAGGCGGCGGCCTGA
- a CDS encoding response regulator yields the protein MILLLEDNDLDAELMMHQLAEALPDIAVRCVHDKRSYAQALDEGDICLIISDFSLPDIDGWEALSMAARKLPDVPFIFVSGVIGEDLAVKALKTGATDYVLKQRLDRLGTAVRRALSEEEDRRERRRVEEALRDSEARFRALSDSAPALIWETDAGGEVIFVNRHYEIMFGLPCDDMLGRGWWRIVYRPDLPALLDAFDHAIAGQKALQVEIRVIDAQRRLRWLDCRGVPRFDGAGRFLGLTGTNVDVTDAKLARDELEQIVQARTAELLRTNERLLQEMRQRADADAAREQAEEQLRQSQKMEAFGQLTGGVAHDFNNFLTVILGNLETLERQLSGRAGPLDAARVDTALSHAKQGAQRAAALTQRLLAFARRQPLQPCSVNINELIAATVEMLTRMLGEEVDVREDLQADIWPAHIDPHMLESALLNLAVNARDAMPEGGEIVIRTRNAVLGERHPHVDAAPGDYVCISMSDTGAGIPEDIMEKVFEPFFTTKDIGVGTGLGLSQVYGFVTQSGGYVGIESAVGKGTTVHIYLPRQAQTQASAGVRTHEGDLPVAARGERILVVEDDEAVRAHSAAALMELGYAVHEAGDAAAALRCLRERDDIALLFTDVGLPGGMNGRDLAEAALAIRPGLPVLYTSAYAEGRLTHGGKLPAGVALVPKPFTFRDLARGVREILDDAAAMRGTGDAQHAGNATAAPAMEMAGATSDTAGRGPAHDAGGAGPAPDAETASPVLGGATVLLVEDDELVRELTAEALMEYGYRVVEAGTAARALAAMEDNAASVGLAIVDLGLPDMPGEELILLLARRHPGLPIIVASGYGRVDLSNDMPAETRVSFIQKPYKLQMLATVLQEMGVAP from the coding sequence TTGATCCTGCTGCTGGAGGACAATGACCTGGACGCCGAATTGATGATGCATCAATTGGCGGAAGCACTGCCTGACATCGCCGTGCGGTGCGTGCACGACAAGCGTTCGTACGCTCAGGCCCTGGACGAAGGCGACATCTGCCTGATTATTTCGGATTTCTCCCTGCCCGACATCGACGGCTGGGAAGCGTTGTCCATGGCGGCGCGCAAGCTGCCGGACGTGCCGTTCATCTTTGTTTCCGGCGTCATCGGCGAGGACCTGGCGGTCAAGGCCCTGAAGACGGGTGCGACCGACTATGTACTGAAACAGCGCCTGGACCGCCTGGGCACCGCCGTGCGCCGCGCGTTGTCCGAAGAGGAAGACCGGCGCGAGCGCAGGCGCGTCGAAGAGGCCTTGCGGGACAGCGAAGCCCGTTTCCGCGCCCTGTCGGATTCCGCGCCCGCGCTGATATGGGAAACGGACGCCGGCGGCGAGGTCATTTTCGTCAACCGCCACTACGAAATCATGTTCGGCCTGCCTTGCGACGACATGCTGGGCCGGGGCTGGTGGCGCATCGTGTACCGACCCGATCTTCCGGCCCTGCTGGACGCCTTCGACCACGCGATCGCCGGACAGAAAGCGCTGCAGGTGGAAATCCGCGTGATCGATGCACAGCGGCGCCTGCGCTGGCTCGATTGCCGCGGGGTCCCCCGCTTCGACGGCGCGGGACGCTTCCTGGGCCTGACCGGCACCAATGTGGACGTCACGGACGCCAAGCTGGCGCGCGATGAATTGGAACAGATCGTGCAAGCGCGCACCGCGGAGCTGCTGCGTACCAACGAGCGCCTGCTGCAGGAAATGCGCCAGCGCGCCGACGCGGACGCGGCACGGGAACAGGCCGAGGAACAACTGCGCCAATCGCAGAAGATGGAAGCATTCGGCCAGCTGACCGGCGGTGTCGCGCACGACTTCAACAACTTCCTGACCGTCATCCTGGGCAACCTGGAGACCCTGGAGCGCCAGTTATCCGGCCGCGCCGGCCCGCTTGACGCGGCCCGCGTGGACACCGCCTTGAGCCATGCGAAACAAGGCGCGCAGCGCGCCGCCGCGCTGACGCAGCGCCTGCTGGCCTTCGCCCGCAGGCAACCCTTGCAGCCCTGCAGCGTGAATATCAACGAGCTGATCGCCGCCACGGTGGAGATGCTGACCCGCATGCTGGGTGAAGAGGTGGACGTGCGCGAGGACCTGCAGGCGGATATCTGGCCCGCGCATATCGACCCCCACATGCTCGAAAGCGCCCTGCTGAACCTCGCGGTGAACGCGCGCGACGCCATGCCGGAGGGCGGGGAAATCGTCATCCGGACGCGCAACGCCGTCCTGGGCGAACGCCATCCGCACGTGGACGCCGCCCCGGGCGATTACGTGTGCATCAGTATGTCCGATACCGGTGCGGGCATCCCGGAAGACATCATGGAAAAAGTCTTCGAGCCTTTTTTCACCACCAAGGACATCGGTGTCGGCACGGGGTTGGGACTGAGCCAGGTCTACGGCTTCGTCACGCAATCGGGCGGATATGTCGGAATAGAGAGTGCCGTCGGCAAGGGCACGACCGTGCACATCTACCTGCCGCGCCAGGCCCAAACCCAGGCAAGCGCGGGCGTAAGGACGCATGAGGGCGACTTGCCCGTGGCGGCGCGCGGCGAGCGCATCCTGGTGGTGGAGGACGACGAGGCCGTACGCGCACACTCGGCGGCGGCGCTCATGGAATTGGGGTATGCCGTCCACGAGGCCGGCGACGCCGCCGCGGCACTGCGGTGCCTGCGCGAACGCGACGATATCGCCCTGCTGTTCACGGACGTCGGCTTGCCGGGTGGCATGAATGGCCGCGACCTGGCAGAAGCTGCCCTGGCGATCCGGCCGGGGTTGCCGGTGCTGTACACCTCCGCGTACGCGGAGGGCCGGCTGACCCACGGCGGCAAGCTCCCCGCCGGCGTGGCGCTGGTTCCCAAGCCGTTCACGTTCCGCGACCTGGCGCGAGGTGTGCGCGAAATCCTGGATGATGCAGCGGCCATGCGGGGTACGGGGGACGCGCAACACGCCGGGAACGCCACGGCCGCGCCGGCCATGGAGATGGCCGGCGCCACCTCGGATACAGCGGGCCGCGGCCCCGCGCACGATGCGGGGGGCGCCGGCCCCGCGCCGGATGCTGAAACCGCCTCGCCGGTATTGGGCGGGGCCACGGTGCTGCTCGTGGAAGACGATGAGCTCGTGCGTGAGCTTACGGCGGAAGCGCTGATGGAATACGGCTACCGGGTGGTCGAAGCCGGTACCGCGGCGCGGGCGCTGGCGGCCATGGAAGACAATGCGGCCAGCGTCGGCCTGGCCATCGTGGACCTGGGCCTGCCGGACATGCCCGGCGAAGAACTGATCCTGCTGCTGGCGCGGCGCCATCCCGGCCTGCCCATCATCGTGGCGAGCGGCTACGGACGGGTCGATCTCAGCAACGACATGCCTGCGGAAACCCGCGTGTCTTTCATCCAGAAACCCTACAAACTGCAGATGCTGGCGACGGTGCTGCAGGAAATGGGCGTCGCGCCCTGA